The Acidobacteriota bacterium genome includes a region encoding these proteins:
- a CDS encoding ATP synthase subunit I: MSAFDVDPVLRRIERVAIGFCLAMAAVALAIGGGDPALAIGVLGGGLIVGVSYWAIRTSISGLVDALAPSGGCREGDAPRPKPRPLAIVARLTARYALLALLAYVMIARLRLHPIGLVIGASAVVVATTFEAMRMLAGPRRPTRR; the protein is encoded by the coding sequence ATGAGCGCGTTCGACGTCGACCCGGTGCTCCGGCGGATCGAGCGCGTGGCCATCGGGTTCTGCCTGGCGATGGCCGCCGTCGCGCTCGCGATCGGGGGGGGCGATCCGGCGCTCGCAATCGGGGTGCTCGGTGGCGGCCTGATTGTCGGCGTGAGCTACTGGGCCATCCGGACATCGATTTCCGGCCTGGTCGACGCGCTGGCCCCGTCCGGCGGATGCCGGGAGGGAGACGCCCCCCGCCCGAAACCGCGCCCCCTGGCGATCGTGGCGCGGCTGACCGCCCGCTACGCTTTACTGGCTCTTCTGGCGTACGTTATGATTGCGCGTTTGCGCCTGCACCCGATTGGCCTGGTGATCGGCGCTTCGGCGGTCGTCGTCGCCACCACCTTCGAGGCGATGCGCATGCTGGCTGGTCCCCGCCGGCCGACGCGTCGGTAG
- a CDS encoding AtpZ/AtpI family protein, which produces MAPRHDGARLKPGEDEASMLPRGVWQTVGSLGTVGLSFVLALIIGAWAGRWLDEHLGTSPWLFIVGFFLGLVAGILNVYRITAKYLK; this is translated from the coding sequence ATGGCGCCACGGCACGATGGGGCCCGTTTGAAGCCGGGGGAGGATGAAGCGTCAATGCTCCCGCGCGGCGTCTGGCAGACCGTGGGCTCGCTCGGCACCGTGGGCCTGTCATTCGTCCTGGCCCTGATCATCGGGGCCTGGGCCGGCCGCTGGCTCGACGAGCACCTGGGAACGAGCCCCTGGCTGTTCATCGTGGGCTTCTTCCTCGGCCTCGTCGCCGGCATCCTGAACGTCTACCGGATCACCGCCAAGTACCTGAAATGA
- the atpB gene encoding F0F1 ATP synthase subunit A — translation MDKLHHELWIVQVVNALFGPLVAALARPLGIEFEPGTKVIPDHVVMSLLIVALVGVLGLLVRSRLSVEHPGRLQLVLEDIVTLMVGFLRSNIGEKGPRFLPLVGAIGVFIFTANMMGKVPGLMSPTASLNTTVACAITVWLYYHYQGMKAQGIGAYLKHFAAPPGVPLFIAPVMLPIEIISHLSRVMSLSLRLFGNVFGEELVVLILASIIPFLVPLPMMVLGTITGSLQAYIFVLLTTIYLAGAVHTEHDDEHGTSAHGEVHAPAAA, via the coding sequence ATGGACAAGCTCCACCACGAACTCTGGATCGTCCAGGTCGTGAACGCACTGTTCGGGCCGCTCGTCGCGGCGCTCGCCCGCCCGCTCGGCATCGAGTTCGAGCCAGGCACGAAAGTCATTCCCGACCACGTCGTGATGTCGCTGCTCATCGTGGCGCTCGTGGGCGTGCTCGGCCTGCTCGTGCGGTCCCGCCTCAGCGTGGAGCATCCGGGCAGGCTGCAGCTCGTCCTCGAAGACATCGTCACGCTGATGGTCGGCTTCCTCAGGTCGAACATCGGCGAGAAGGGCCCGCGCTTCCTGCCCCTCGTCGGCGCCATCGGCGTCTTCATCTTCACCGCGAACATGATGGGCAAGGTGCCCGGCCTCATGTCGCCGACGGCGAGCCTGAACACGACGGTGGCGTGCGCGATCACGGTCTGGCTGTACTACCACTACCAGGGCATGAAGGCCCAGGGCATCGGGGCGTACCTGAAGCACTTCGCCGCGCCGCCCGGCGTGCCTCTTTTCATCGCGCCGGTGATGCTGCCCATCGAGATCATCAGCCACCTGTCGCGCGTCATGTCGCTGTCGCTGCGTCTGTTCGGCAACGTGTTCGGCGAGGAGCTGGTGGTGCTGATTCTCGCGAGCATCATCCCGTTCCTCGTGCCGCTGCCGATGATGGTGCTCGGCACCATCACCGGGTCGCTGCAGGCGTACATCTTCGTGCTGCTGACGACCATCTACCTCGCGGGCGCCGTGCACACCGAGCACGACGACGAGCACGGCACGTCGGCGCACGGGGAGGTGCACGCGCCGGCCGCAGCGTGA
- a CDS encoding NADH-quinone oxidoreductase subunit N — MPEGFSLLDLWYILPEIVLALGAIAVLMVDLVLKREREHLLLWLALGVLGATALALLPFVGVTATASRGLIAVDGFSLFFRLLFLIAAALTLLMSRSFLEVEGVRVGEYAFLVLAATLGMMFMASGIDLVTLFVGLETMAVSFYILAGFIKPNRRSNEAAVKYFVLGAFSLGILVYGMSLLYGLSGTTRLRELAPVLASQEAGLGLTLAMILVAAGMAFKIAAVPFHMWAPDVYEGAPTPITAFLSVGSKAASFAMLLRIFIEGLPFMSPDWQLLFYVLAVLTMTVGNIAALTQSNTKRLLAYSSIAHAGYLLIGLVAATPRGVTSMLVYLFVYAFMQMGAFAIVVLLRRREVIGDELKDLSGLYFRSPAAAVAMLIFMLSLGGIPPTAGFMGKLWLFSAAIEAGYVWLAVIGVVNSAISLYYYIRVVVFMWIKGETAPVSIAFAPAMALTLIVAVAGTMVFGLYPTALFDLADVSARSLGTVVPALSLAR, encoded by the coding sequence ATGCCCGAGGGCTTCTCCCTCCTGGATCTCTGGTACATCCTGCCGGAGATCGTCCTCGCCCTCGGCGCGATCGCCGTGCTGATGGTCGACCTCGTCCTGAAGCGCGAGCGCGAGCACCTGCTGCTGTGGCTCGCGCTCGGCGTGCTCGGGGCCACCGCCCTGGCCCTGCTGCCGTTTGTCGGCGTGACCGCGACCGCCTCGCGCGGGCTGATCGCGGTCGATGGCTTCTCCCTGTTCTTCCGGCTGCTCTTCCTGATCGCCGCCGCGCTGACGCTCCTCATGTCGCGCTCGTTCCTCGAGGTCGAGGGCGTGCGCGTCGGCGAGTACGCCTTCCTCGTGCTGGCGGCGACGCTCGGCATGATGTTCATGGCCTCGGGCATCGATCTCGTCACGCTCTTCGTCGGGCTCGAGACGATGGCCGTGTCGTTCTACATCCTGGCCGGCTTCATCAAGCCGAACCGGCGCTCGAACGAGGCGGCCGTCAAGTACTTCGTCCTCGGCGCCTTCTCGCTCGGCATCCTCGTCTACGGCATGTCTTTGCTGTACGGACTCTCGGGCACGACACGCCTGCGCGAGCTCGCGCCGGTGCTCGCCTCGCAGGAGGCCGGCCTCGGCCTGACGCTGGCCATGATCCTCGTCGCCGCCGGAATGGCGTTCAAGATTGCCGCGGTGCCCTTCCACATGTGGGCCCCAGACGTCTACGAGGGGGCGCCGACGCCGATCACGGCGTTCCTGTCGGTGGGGTCGAAGGCCGCGTCGTTCGCGATGCTGCTCCGCATCTTCATCGAGGGCCTGCCGTTCATGAGCCCCGACTGGCAGCTCCTGTTCTACGTGCTCGCAGTGCTGACGATGACCGTCGGCAACATCGCGGCGCTGACGCAGAGCAACACGAAGCGGCTGCTGGCCTACTCGTCCATCGCCCACGCCGGCTACCTGCTGATCGGCCTCGTGGCCGCCACCCCGCGCGGCGTCACGTCGATGCTGGTCTACCTGTTCGTCTACGCGTTCATGCAGATGGGCGCCTTCGCCATCGTCGTGCTGCTGAGGCGCCGAGAGGTCATCGGCGACGAGCTCAAGGACCTGAGCGGGCTCTACTTCCGCAGCCCGGCGGCCGCCGTCGCGATGCTCATCTTCATGCTGTCGCTTGGCGGCATCCCGCCCACCGCCGGCTTCATGGGCAAGTTGTGGCTCTTCAGCGCCGCCATCGAGGCGGGGTACGTCTGGCTGGCCGTCATCGGCGTCGTCAACAGCGCCATCTCGCTCTACTACTACATCCGCGTCGTCGTCTTCATGTGGATCAAGGGCGAGACCGCCCCGGTGTCGATTGCCTTCGCCCCGGCGATGGCCCTGACGCTCATCGTCGCCGTCGCCGGAACGATGGTCTTCGGTCTCTACCCGACGGCGCTCTTCGACCTCGCCGACGTGTCGGCCCGGTCGCTCGGCACCGTCGTGCCGGCCCTGTCGCTCGCCCGGTAG
- a CDS encoding DUF2142 domain-containing protein, whose protein sequence is MRSPLFALVLSVALLKSVATLWSVPPFQAPDEYGHYDYVLYLSHVSPAAFVRGDELRDVKLAPLAFATREVRCLAKASGAAAHFDDARRFRPRSWSDTTSRAGACRGVDTPAEVSAATELNLLLNHPPLYYASAAAIVRVLRAAGLDPFTIYSVVRLVSIILFVATLWLAWLLTRRLRLAPVAAAAVLAFVALQPQLSLLAVSVQPDMLGLLLVTAATLALVDTATTGRRASAAAFGGLVGLLLLTKLHLALPLAAGGIGASLAASLVRWSSWRRQAGFVTWATVPALAVGGWWYVRSASLFGNVAGVMISSPHPEAGEGPLLARAVHFATSRLGDTFLSYWGRWGWLDFGFGPEAIPALLALSLAPLVVVVVLVALGLGSSHTRAADRLDRVGVALVIGTLAMFAVEMFAITLWAGPVNDQGRHWLPFVVAQGLLFSWPAQVASHRLPAAWTRAHRSRLTLVVGAACLIAALASATAVTTLRAPLGFASLDLRSSVDSTAEIYVDSGAGFNPTERERAAVRRRDDWHRIDVPLRQNGVRALRLDLLAGPGVVEVESITLSSLAPPAEHPSPLDEVTALHEVDLRRDAAGRLVFEAPPGARDPQAVLSLDPPLTFEPTGPGGPWTRAVKDLGWRAARRLPLLPVVLDAWWLLALTGVSCLAGAGAAARRLAPLWLGVAYVLTLAAVLAGINIWLLREAAAFYSP, encoded by the coding sequence TTGAGGTCACCGCTCTTCGCCCTCGTGCTGTCCGTCGCGCTCCTGAAGTCGGTCGCGACACTCTGGTCGGTGCCGCCGTTCCAGGCGCCCGACGAGTACGGACACTACGACTATGTACTCTACCTGTCGCACGTGTCGCCGGCCGCCTTCGTCCGCGGCGACGAGCTCCGAGACGTCAAGCTCGCGCCACTGGCTTTCGCGACCCGCGAGGTGAGGTGCCTCGCCAAGGCGTCTGGCGCCGCGGCCCACTTCGACGACGCCAGGCGATTCCGGCCGCGCTCGTGGTCCGACACGACGTCGAGGGCCGGGGCATGTCGAGGGGTCGACACGCCGGCCGAGGTCTCCGCGGCCACCGAACTGAACCTTCTCCTCAATCACCCGCCGCTGTACTACGCTTCGGCTGCCGCAATCGTACGCGTTCTCCGAGCGGCTGGGCTCGACCCCTTCACCATCTACAGTGTCGTCCGCCTGGTCTCCATCATCCTGTTCGTCGCGACCCTCTGGCTCGCGTGGCTCCTCACACGCCGCCTCCGGCTGGCGCCCGTGGCCGCTGCCGCGGTGCTGGCGTTCGTGGCGCTGCAGCCGCAACTCTCCCTGCTCGCGGTGTCGGTCCAGCCCGACATGCTGGGCCTGTTGCTCGTCACGGCCGCCACGCTGGCGCTCGTCGACACGGCGACGACCGGCCGCCGGGCCAGCGCCGCCGCGTTCGGCGGGCTCGTCGGCCTGCTGCTGCTCACCAAGCTCCACCTCGCCCTCCCGCTGGCAGCGGGCGGGATCGGCGCCAGCCTGGCGGCGAGCCTGGTCCGCTGGTCGTCGTGGCGACGCCAGGCTGGTTTCGTGACGTGGGCGACGGTACCCGCACTGGCCGTCGGCGGCTGGTGGTACGTGCGTTCGGCCTCGCTCTTCGGCAACGTCGCCGGCGTGATGATCTCCTCGCCGCATCCGGAAGCCGGCGAGGGCCCGCTGCTGGCACGCGCCGTCCACTTCGCCACGTCCAGGCTCGGCGACACGTTCCTGAGCTACTGGGGCCGCTGGGGCTGGCTCGACTTCGGCTTCGGTCCCGAGGCCATTCCTGCCCTCCTCGCCCTCAGCCTCGCGCCGCTCGTGGTGGTCGTCGTGTTGGTCGCGCTCGGCCTCGGATCCTCGCACACGCGTGCGGCCGATCGCCTCGACAGGGTCGGTGTCGCCCTCGTCATCGGCACGCTCGCGATGTTCGCCGTCGAGATGTTCGCCATCACCCTCTGGGCGGGCCCGGTGAACGACCAGGGACGCCACTGGCTGCCGTTCGTCGTGGCCCAAGGCCTGCTCTTCTCGTGGCCCGCACAGGTTGCGAGTCATCGGCTGCCGGCCGCCTGGACGAGGGCCCACCGGAGCCGGCTGACCCTCGTGGTGGGCGCCGCGTGTCTCATCGCCGCGCTGGCCTCGGCCACGGCGGTGACCACCTTGAGGGCACCGCTCGGCTTCGCCTCGCTCGACCTGCGATCGTCGGTCGATTCGACCGCCGAGATCTACGTCGACAGCGGCGCCGGCTTCAACCCAACCGAGCGCGAGCGTGCCGCGGTCAGGCGCCGCGACGACTGGCACCGTATCGACGTACCGCTGCGACAGAACGGCGTACGGGCGCTCCGGCTCGACCTCCTCGCCGGCCCGGGAGTTGTCGAGGTCGAATCGATCACCCTCTCCAGCCTCGCGCCGCCTGCCGAGCATCCAAGCCCGCTCGACGAGGTGACCGCGCTGCACGAGGTCGACCTGCGGCGGGACGCTGCCGGGCGGCTCGTGTTCGAGGCGCCCCCAGGCGCGCGCGACCCGCAGGCGGTCCTCAGCCTCGACCCACCGCTGACGTTCGAACCCACCGGCCCTGGGGGGCCGTGGACCCGCGCCGTGAAGGACCTCGGCTGGCGGGCGGCGAGACGTCTCCCGCTGCTGCCGGTCGTACTCGACGCGTGGTGGCTCCTCGCGCTGACCGGGGTCAGCTGCCTTGCCGGCGCGGGTGCCGCCGCCCGGCGCCTCGCCCCGCTGTGGCTCGGCGTGGCCTACGTCCTGACCCTTGCGGCGGTGCTCGCGGGCATCAACATCTGGCTGCTGCGAGAGGCGGCTGCCTTCTACTCGCCGTAG
- a CDS encoding ATP synthase F0 subunit C, giving the protein MTVFAVAAAGALSPLYAQEAAATALQNSELVKWSIITGGFALAFAAAFGALAQGKSVGAASEGIARNPSAAGDIRFSLILGLVLIESLVIYVLLIALILFFIKPFGG; this is encoded by the coding sequence CTGACTGTCTTCGCCGTCGCCGCTGCGGGCGCGCTCTCGCCGCTCTACGCCCAGGAGGCTGCGGCGACCGCCCTGCAGAACTCGGAGCTCGTCAAGTGGTCCATCATCACCGGCGGGTTCGCGCTCGCGTTCGCCGCGGCCTTCGGCGCCCTGGCGCAGGGCAAGTCCGTCGGCGCGGCTTCCGAGGGAATTGCGCGCAACCCCAGCGCGGCTGGTGACATCCGCTTCTCGCTGATTCTGGGTCTGGTGCTGATCGAGTCGCTCGTGATCTACGTGCTGCTCATCGCGCTGATCCTCTTCTTCATCAAGCCTTTCGGCGGGTAG
- a CDS encoding NADH-quinone oxidoreductase subunit M produces MSSDFPLLSTILFTPLVGALVLVFVGKHNQTALKWIANLTALAGFLVSLPLWFAYDVADPAWQFVERAGWIPSIGAEYHLGVDGFSALLVLLTTLIGAIAVLSSWNAIEERQKEYYIFLLVLQTGMIGAFVALDFLLFFLFWEVMLVPMYFLIGIWGSDRRLYSAIKFFLYTLVGSVVMLLGILALYFHQHTVTGVYSFDITAMHRLAVPFDMQWWVFLAFFLGFAIKVPMFPFHTWLPDAHTDAPTAGSVVLAAVLLKMGTYGFIRFSLPILPEATQHFVPLVAGLAIVGIVYGALCALAQHDWKRLVAYSSVSHMGMVMLGLFALTPVGVTGSIIQQINHGISTGALFLIVGIVYERRHTREISEYSGLSKVMPIYAFVFLVMTMSSIGLPTLNGFIGEVLILQGVFVVSKWWAAVAATGIVLGAAYMLWLYQRTMFGKIDNPKNERLADLSLREVVTFVPLIILAVWIGLYPAPFLDRVETSVARVMARVNQSYPVNASVSPADCPDAAESSSRPSFLVAPCPDGNPPTPEGER; encoded by the coding sequence ATGTCCTCAGACTTCCCGCTGCTCTCCACGATCCTGTTCACGCCGCTCGTCGGCGCGCTGGTGCTCGTGTTCGTCGGCAAGCACAACCAGACGGCGCTGAAGTGGATCGCGAACCTGACGGCGCTCGCCGGGTTCCTCGTGTCGCTGCCGCTGTGGTTCGCCTACGACGTCGCCGACCCCGCGTGGCAGTTCGTCGAGCGCGCAGGGTGGATCCCGTCAATCGGCGCGGAGTACCACCTGGGCGTCGACGGCTTCAGCGCACTGCTCGTGCTGCTCACCACCCTCATCGGCGCCATCGCCGTGCTCTCGTCGTGGAACGCCATCGAGGAGCGGCAGAAGGAGTACTACATCTTCCTGCTCGTGCTCCAGACGGGCATGATCGGGGCGTTCGTCGCCCTCGACTTCCTGCTGTTCTTCCTGTTCTGGGAGGTCATGCTGGTGCCGATGTACTTCCTCATCGGCATCTGGGGCAGCGACCGCCGGCTCTACTCCGCCATCAAGTTCTTCCTCTACACCCTGGTGGGGAGCGTGGTGATGCTGCTCGGCATCCTCGCGCTGTACTTCCACCAGCACACGGTGACCGGCGTCTACAGCTTCGACATCACGGCGATGCACCGGCTGGCCGTGCCGTTCGACATGCAGTGGTGGGTGTTCCTGGCGTTCTTCCTCGGCTTCGCCATCAAGGTGCCGATGTTCCCGTTCCACACCTGGCTGCCCGACGCGCACACCGACGCGCCGACGGCCGGCTCGGTCGTCCTCGCGGCCGTGCTCCTGAAGATGGGCACCTACGGCTTCATCCGCTTCAGCCTGCCCATCCTGCCGGAGGCCACGCAGCACTTCGTCCCGCTCGTCGCCGGGCTGGCGATCGTCGGCATCGTGTACGGCGCGCTCTGCGCGCTCGCGCAGCACGACTGGAAGCGGCTCGTGGCCTACTCGAGCGTGAGCCACATGGGCATGGTGATGCTCGGCCTGTTCGCGCTGACTCCGGTCGGCGTCACCGGCAGCATCATCCAGCAGATCAACCACGGCATCTCGACCGGGGCGCTCTTCCTCATCGTCGGCATCGTTTACGAGCGCCGCCACACGCGCGAGATCTCCGAGTACTCGGGCCTGTCGAAGGTCATGCCGATCTACGCGTTCGTCTTCCTCGTGATGACGATGTCGTCGATCGGCCTGCCGACGCTGAACGGCTTCATCGGCGAGGTCCTCATCCTGCAGGGCGTGTTCGTCGTCAGCAAGTGGTGGGCCGCGGTCGCCGCCACCGGCATCGTGCTCGGCGCGGCCTACATGCTCTGGCTCTACCAGCGGACGATGTTCGGCAAGATCGACAACCCCAAGAACGAGCGCCTCGCCGACCTGAGCCTGCGCGAGGTCGTCACGTTCGTCCCGCTCATCATCCTCGCCGTCTGGATCGGTCTCTACCCGGCGCCGTTCCTCGACCGGGTCGAGACATCGGTGGCGCGCGTCATGGCGCGCGTCAATCAGAGCTATCCCGTGAACGCGTCGGTGAGCCCGGCCGACTGCCCTGACGCCGCCGAATCGTCCTCGCGCCCGTCCTTCCTGGTGGCGCCCTGTCCTGACGGCAACCCGCCCACGCCCGAAGGAGAGCGGTGA
- a CDS encoding DMT family transporter encodes MDLSLALMVLIWAGNYTVVKSALREIPPLPFNAIRLTVSTLVFAGIVLWGMRRPDASQRGVFGTTSRLDRGEWRLMAVMGLVGHLLYQVFFIYGLDKTSVANSALIIGCSPVAVALVTAIAGHERVTRWHWLGGALSVAGLYLVAGRGAEVTRDSLLGDASMVGAIFSWAVYTVSARPLLARHSPLVVNTYTMAFGATAFVLISLPAISRVEWAEVPAGAWLAAVVSAVFALNVAYMVWYAAVQRLGNATTAMYSNVVPVAAMGIAWLGLGERIDPIKWIGAAAILAGVVLTRFGERVVRRLAGAWRDRPGGPGSEPPMEG; translated from the coding sequence ATGGACCTCTCGCTGGCCCTGATGGTCCTCATCTGGGCCGGCAACTACACCGTCGTCAAGTCCGCCCTCCGCGAGATCCCGCCTCTTCCCTTCAACGCCATCCGGCTGACCGTCAGCACGCTGGTCTTCGCCGGGATCGTGCTCTGGGGCATGCGCCGGCCCGACGCCAGCCAGCGCGGCGTGTTTGGGACGACGAGCAGGCTCGATCGCGGGGAGTGGCGCCTGATGGCCGTGATGGGCCTCGTCGGCCACCTGCTCTACCAGGTGTTCTTCATCTACGGCCTCGACAAGACCAGCGTCGCCAACTCGGCGCTGATCATCGGGTGCAGCCCGGTCGCCGTCGCGCTCGTCACGGCCATCGCCGGCCACGAGCGAGTCACGCGCTGGCACTGGCTCGGCGGCGCGCTGTCGGTGGCCGGACTCTACCTCGTCGCCGGGCGCGGCGCCGAGGTGACGCGCGACTCGCTGCTCGGCGACGCGTCGATGGTGGGCGCGATCTTCAGCTGGGCGGTCTACACGGTGTCGGCGAGACCTCTCCTCGCGCGCCACTCGCCGCTCGTCGTGAACACCTACACGATGGCGTTCGGGGCCACCGCGTTCGTCCTGATCAGCCTGCCCGCCATCAGCAGGGTCGAGTGGGCCGAGGTGCCGGCGGGCGCCTGGCTCGCCGCCGTCGTGTCGGCCGTGTTCGCGCTCAACGTGGCGTACATGGTCTGGTACGCCGCCGTGCAGCGCCTCGGCAACGCCACGACCGCGATGTACTCGAACGTCGTACCCGTGGCCGCGATGGGCATCGCGTGGCTCGGGCTCGGCGAACGTATCGACCCGATCAAGTGGATTGGAGCCGCAGCCATCCTCGCGGGCGTCGTTCTGACCCGGTTCGGTGAACGGGTCGTGCGACGCTTGGCCGGGGCCTGGCGCGACCGACCCGGGGGGCCGGGGAGCGAGCCGCCGATGGAAGGATGA
- a CDS encoding DUF488 family protein, which yields MAIRIVQLGSPRTPGEGLRLGTVRRPPRGVPKAEHAARDFYDVWLPELAPSEALVKQAQEAADERAWGAFVKRYRTEMSRPEARRLLELLAALSHRTDLAVGCYCAAEARCHRSVLRALLQEHGALLG from the coding sequence ATGGCCATTCGCATCGTGCAACTTGGGAGCCCACGAACGCCGGGCGAGGGCTTGCGCCTGGGCACGGTCCGGAGACCGCCTCGAGGTGTTCCGAAGGCCGAACACGCCGCGCGTGACTTCTACGACGTATGGCTCCCCGAGCTGGCGCCCTCGGAGGCCCTCGTCAAGCAGGCGCAAGAGGCCGCCGACGAGCGCGCGTGGGGCGCGTTCGTGAAGCGCTATCGCACCGAGATGAGCCGCCCGGAAGCACGCCGCCTGCTCGAGCTGCTCGCCGCGTTGTCGCACCGGACCGACCTCGCGGTGGGCTGCTACTGCGCGGCCGAAGCGCGCTGCCATCGCTCGGTGCTGAGGGCCCTGCTGCAGGAACACGGAGCGCTGCTCGGCTGA
- a CDS encoding glycosyltransferase family 39 protein, with amino-acid sequence MATTRSFLAESAVKIGRAPWRAVAWIVVLAAVARVAAVAATADLRTTEYEYGYIANSLLAGHGYSWAWDGMDRQPTSLFPPGYVAWVAVFRGLFGGDHVAMYVVQALVAATGCLPAFLLGRLVWGPLAGLGFALGYAIYPELVLVPSVAVPEFVHVILALWMLVVCFDGLAKAVPGVWWRRALPLGGLAGAAILVRESAALVAFACGLRWMLSARSGRSDLARAAVLAGLTSVAIVAPWTVRNWIVQGEFIPVRTGYGYNLWLGNHPGATGTNWGVDGRYMIDTVDPEYRRGLLARLPSDEQDRDRAYRDEIRQVVRDDPWRYVRLTFDRLRYLLWFDPTYPLGSHPLYRSGYLLLLATALPGIVIAARARRFDAVFWWIVVGHLVLYVPVMVVPRYRLLTNTLLLLFSAVWLVRVSAGEPDPASPGSVAPGLQPRRGA; translated from the coding sequence ATGGCGACTACACGATCCTTCCTGGCAGAGAGCGCTGTCAAGATTGGCCGCGCTCCATGGCGGGCCGTCGCGTGGATCGTGGTGCTCGCCGCCGTGGCCAGGGTGGCCGCGGTCGCTGCGACCGCCGACCTGAGGACCACCGAGTACGAGTACGGCTACATCGCCAACAGCCTGCTCGCGGGGCACGGGTATTCGTGGGCGTGGGATGGGATGGACCGCCAGCCCACGTCGCTCTTCCCGCCAGGGTACGTGGCCTGGGTCGCGGTCTTCCGCGGGCTGTTCGGCGGCGACCACGTCGCCATGTACGTGGTCCAGGCGCTCGTGGCGGCCACCGGATGCTTGCCCGCGTTCCTCCTCGGGCGGCTGGTCTGGGGACCGCTGGCTGGACTGGGCTTCGCGCTGGGATACGCCATCTATCCGGAGCTGGTGCTGGTGCCGTCGGTCGCGGTGCCGGAGTTCGTGCACGTGATCCTGGCGCTGTGGATGCTGGTCGTCTGCTTCGACGGGCTGGCGAAGGCTGTGCCCGGGGTGTGGTGGCGCCGCGCGCTCCCGCTCGGCGGCCTCGCCGGTGCGGCCATTCTCGTGAGGGAGTCGGCCGCGCTCGTCGCCTTCGCGTGCGGCCTGCGGTGGATGCTGTCCGCGCGGAGTGGGCGCTCCGACCTGGCGCGTGCGGCCGTGCTGGCCGGACTCACTTCGGTGGCCATCGTCGCACCCTGGACGGTGCGCAACTGGATCGTGCAGGGCGAGTTCATCCCGGTTCGTACCGGGTACGGCTACAACCTGTGGCTCGGCAACCACCCTGGCGCCACCGGCACGAACTGGGGTGTCGACGGCCGCTACATGATCGACACTGTCGACCCCGAGTACCGCCGAGGCCTGCTCGCCCGGCTCCCCTCCGACGAGCAGGACCGCGACCGGGCCTATCGCGACGAGATCCGGCAGGTCGTTCGTGACGACCCGTGGCGCTACGTCCGGCTGACGTTCGACCGGCTCAGGTATCTGCTCTGGTTCGACCCGACCTATCCGCTCGGGTCGCACCCGCTCTATCGGTCGGGCTACCTGCTGCTGCTCGCCACGGCGTTGCCTGGCATCGTCATCGCCGCGCGTGCCAGGCGCTTCGACGCGGTGTTCTGGTGGATCGTCGTCGGGCACCTCGTGCTCTACGTGCCCGTGATGGTGGTGCCGCGCTACCGGCTCCTGACCAACACGCTGCTGCTGCTCTTCAGTGCCGTGTGGCTCGTCAGGGTGAGCGCGGGAGAGCCGGACCCTGCCTCACCTGGGTCGGTAGCGCCGGGGCTTCAGCCCCGGCGGGGGGCTTGA